In the genome of Coleofasciculus sp. FACHB-T130, one region contains:
- a CDS encoding TMEM165/GDT1 family protein has protein sequence MDWHLLGISFITVFLAEIGDKSQLAAIALSGSSKSPRAVFLGTIAALLLASFLGVIAGEGVAVLLPARLLKAIAAIGFALIAVRLLWPDTDVPEDLEETP, from the coding sequence ATGGATTGGCATCTTCTCGGAATTAGTTTCATCACGGTATTTTTAGCGGAGATTGGAGATAAGAGCCAATTGGCAGCGATCGCGCTCAGTGGCAGTTCTAAATCTCCCCGCGCCGTGTTTCTAGGAACGATCGCCGCACTGCTGTTGGCTAGCTTCCTGGGAGTCATTGCTGGGGAAGGCGTGGCGGTGCTGTTGCCTGCGCGGTTACTCAAAGCGATCGCAGCCATTGGGTTTGCCTTAATTGCCGTCCGCTTGTTGTGGCCCGATACCGATGTGCCAGAAGATTTAGAAGAGACACCGTAA
- a CDS encoding TMEM165/GDT1 family protein: MSHSKSQKPKVKLFQRVPWTVFSSTFLTIFLAEMGDKTQVATLLMSAESQSPWLVFAGAAVALIATSLVGVLLGRWLATRLSPKTLDMAAGACLLFVSVMLLWDVVHF; this comes from the coding sequence ATTAGCCATTCTAAATCTCAAAAGCCAAAAGTGAAGCTTTTCCAGCGGGTGCCTTGGACAGTCTTTAGCTCCACGTTCTTGACGATCTTTTTGGCAGAAATGGGAGATAAAACTCAGGTGGCAACGCTGCTGATGAGTGCAGAATCTCAGTCGCCGTGGTTGGTGTTTGCGGGTGCGGCGGTGGCACTAATCGCTACAAGCTTGGTGGGTGTATTGTTGGGGCGCTGGCTGGCAACTCGGCTGTCTCCTAAAACCTTGGACATGGCAGCGGGAGCTTGTTTACTCTTTGTTTCTGTGATGCTGCTGTGGGATGTCGTACATTTTTAA